In Nocardia asteroides, the following proteins share a genomic window:
- a CDS encoding NAD-dependent epimerase/dehydratase family protein → MQVLLAGATGAIGRPLIRALTASGHQVRAIVRNPDAHPLVRELGAEPVTGDVLDRDGLLRALDGTAADAVVHEATALRDAKVQRRIPADDPTGLLRTVGTANLLAAAELVGAGRFVTQSLILGYGYRDHGDRPLTERDPFGVYTGGVADEVVRATVAGEQQVFDAPVDGIALRYGLFYGPGAFSDLFADMMRKHSPVGPLGAGGVNSWLHVEDAAAATVAALERGVAGRAYNLADDTPITWREFFAEVARSQGTPRPIRLPAWMIKLAVPYIGALMVDTSMRISSALAHEELGWRPRYASVAQGLAAR, encoded by the coding sequence ATGCAGGTTCTGCTCGCAGGCGCCACCGGCGCCATCGGCCGTCCGCTGATCCGCGCGCTCACCGCCAGCGGTCACCAGGTGCGCGCCATCGTGCGCAATCCCGACGCGCACCCGCTGGTGCGCGAGCTCGGCGCCGAGCCGGTCACCGGCGACGTACTCGACCGTGACGGGCTGCTGCGCGCCCTCGACGGCACCGCCGCCGACGCCGTCGTCCACGAGGCCACCGCGCTGCGCGATGCCAAGGTGCAGCGCCGGATTCCGGCCGACGACCCGACCGGCCTGCTGCGCACCGTCGGCACCGCCAATCTGCTGGCCGCCGCCGAGCTGGTGGGCGCCGGCCGCTTCGTCACCCAGTCGCTGATCCTGGGCTACGGCTACCGGGATCACGGCGACCGGCCGCTGACCGAACGCGACCCGTTCGGGGTCTACACCGGCGGCGTGGCCGACGAGGTGGTGCGCGCGACCGTCGCCGGGGAGCAGCAGGTCTTCGACGCGCCGGTCGACGGGATCGCGCTGCGGTACGGCCTGTTCTACGGCCCCGGCGCGTTCAGCGACCTGTTCGCCGACATGATGCGCAAGCACAGCCCGGTCGGCCCGCTCGGCGCGGGCGGCGTGAACAGCTGGCTGCACGTCGAGGACGCCGCCGCGGCGACGGTGGCCGCGCTCGAACGCGGCGTGGCGGGCCGCGCCTACAACCTCGCCGACGACACTCCGATCACCTGGCGCGAGTTCTTCGCCGAGGTCGCCCGCAGCCAGGGCACGCCCCGCCCGATCCGGCTGCCCGCGTGGATGATCAAGCTGGCGGTGCCCTATATCGGTGCGCTCATGGTGGACACCTCGATGCGGATCTCGAGCGCGCTGGCGCACGAGGAGCTGGGGTGGCGGCCGCGCTACGCGAGTGTGGCGCAGGGGCTGGCCGCGCGCTGA
- a CDS encoding RNA-binding S4 domain-containing protein produces MSPAEQRSTTQARVDSWTWAVRLFKTRSAAAEACRAGHVRINGVTVKPAQQVKLGDEVKIRHGGIERIVIVERIIHKRVGPPIAAQCMIDRSPPPPSKELLASIPQRERGAGRPTKRERRETDRLMGRAD; encoded by the coding sequence GTTCCACCACCCAGGCCCGTGTGGACTCCTGGACCTGGGCGGTTCGATTGTTCAAGACCCGGTCGGCCGCGGCGGAAGCCTGCCGAGCCGGACACGTGCGGATCAACGGCGTCACCGTGAAGCCCGCTCAGCAGGTGAAGCTCGGTGACGAGGTGAAGATCCGGCACGGCGGGATAGAGCGGATCGTCATCGTCGAACGGATCATCCACAAGCGCGTCGGACCACCGATCGCCGCGCAGTGCATGATCGACCGCAGCCCGCCGCCCCCGTCGAAGGAACTGCTCGCCTCCATTCCGCAGCGTGAACGCGGAGCGGGCAGGCCGACCAAGCGGGAACGCCGCGAAACCGATCGACTGATGGGTCGCGCCGACTAG
- a CDS encoding MBL fold metallo-hydrolase, producing the protein MGERSPMLSTLLACCVAAAATVPRLVCPRGRDAAFLADLVPAPIPPARTTVGLTALVQADLSAPTTIVAEGVRTVASTPLTMSTFLVRHPAATFLVDPAICAGVHQRVLPELPFPVPLLVAPDRPVRGLSEALAAHELDGADIDFVLPTHLHWDHVAGLYELPGWVPIRVPAAEYHWAMGGSHAPIGVARGPLRGRVFDLYELDGPPVLTFARSHDLFGDGSVLLVDLAGHTPGSVGVLLAVDDGTRVLLAGDAVWSTLQVRLIREKAPLLGELLDADRDAAFETVHRLHALPGDIELIPAHDRAAVAARARH; encoded by the coding sequence ATGGGTGAGCGCAGTCCGATGTTATCGACGCTTCTCGCCTGCTGCGTCGCCGCTGCCGCGACGGTGCCCCGGCTGGTGTGTCCGCGTGGGCGCGACGCGGCCTTCCTCGCCGACCTGGTGCCGGCGCCGATTCCCCCGGCGCGCACCACCGTCGGCCTCACCGCGCTGGTGCAGGCCGACCTGTCCGCCCCGACCACCATCGTGGCCGAAGGCGTGCGCACGGTGGCTTCGACGCCGCTGACCATGTCGACCTTCCTGGTGCGTCACCCCGCCGCCACCTTCCTGGTGGACCCGGCGATCTGCGCGGGCGTGCACCAGCGGGTACTGCCCGAGCTGCCGTTCCCCGTCCCGCTGCTGGTCGCCCCCGACCGGCCGGTGCGGGGCCTCAGCGAAGCGCTCGCCGCGCACGAATTGGACGGCGCCGACATCGATTTCGTCCTCCCGACGCACCTGCACTGGGACCACGTCGCGGGCCTGTACGAACTGCCCGGCTGGGTACCGATCCGGGTGCCTGCCGCCGAATACCACTGGGCCATGGGCGGATCGCACGCTCCGATCGGGGTCGCGCGCGGCCCGCTGCGCGGCCGGGTCTTCGACCTCTACGAACTCGACGGACCGCCCGTGCTCACCTTCGCGCGCAGCCATGACCTGTTCGGTGACGGCTCGGTGCTGCTGGTCGACCTGGCCGGGCACACGCCGGGCAGCGTCGGCGTGCTGCTCGCGGTGGACGACGGCACGCGGGTACTGCTGGCGGGCGACGCGGTGTGGAGCACCCTGCAGGTGCGGCTCATCCGGGAGAAGGCGCCGCTGCTCGGCGAACTGCTCGACGCCGACCGCGACGCCGCCTTCGAGACCGTGCACCGCCTGCACGCCCTGCCCGGCGACATCGAACTGATCCCCGCCCACGACCGCGCCGCCGTCGCCGCGCGGGCCCGGCACTGA
- a CDS encoding cation:proton antiporter, translating to MTFATLALVVALGVIGPLLALPKRLHLPVLLGELLAGIVFGTTGLQILDPTDPIFVFLADMGFALVMFAAGTHVPVRDPAVRGALGAGIVRAALVGVVAAVAGWAVAAVFDIGHAAIYAVLMASSSAAMALPIIDSLRLSGPPVLALTAQVAIADTACIVALPLVIDPGNAARAALGAVVIAACGGVMFLILRYVQKTGAQRQVHEVSEERKFTLELRVSLVLVFALCGVASAMHVSIMLGGFVAGLAVAGIGEPRRVAKQVFAISDGLLAPLFFVWLGAKLNLREFGEHPQFILLGVTLGLGAVVVHWSTRLIGQPLAYGTLAAAQIGVPVAAVTVGSQLGVLVPGEGSAIMLATLCTIAGATVAASRLAAKAPV from the coding sequence GTGACCTTCGCGACCCTGGCGCTGGTCGTCGCGCTCGGGGTGATCGGACCGCTGCTCGCCCTGCCGAAACGACTGCATCTGCCCGTACTGCTCGGCGAACTGCTGGCCGGGATCGTCTTCGGGACGACCGGCCTGCAGATCCTCGACCCCACCGATCCGATCTTCGTCTTCCTGGCCGACATGGGTTTCGCGCTGGTGATGTTCGCGGCGGGCACACACGTGCCGGTGCGCGATCCCGCCGTACGCGGCGCGCTCGGCGCCGGCATCGTGCGGGCGGCGCTGGTCGGCGTGGTGGCGGCGGTCGCGGGGTGGGCGGTGGCGGCGGTCTTCGACATCGGGCATGCCGCGATCTACGCGGTGCTGATGGCGTCGTCCTCGGCGGCCATGGCCCTGCCGATCATCGACTCGCTGCGGTTGAGCGGTCCGCCGGTGCTGGCGCTGACGGCCCAGGTCGCCATCGCCGACACCGCGTGCATCGTCGCCCTGCCGCTGGTGATCGACCCGGGCAACGCGGCGCGAGCCGCGCTCGGTGCGGTGGTGATCGCGGCGTGCGGCGGCGTGATGTTCCTGATCCTGCGCTACGTGCAGAAGACCGGCGCGCAACGGCAGGTGCATGAAGTCTCGGAGGAACGGAAGTTCACCTTGGAGCTGCGGGTGAGCCTGGTGCTGGTGTTCGCGCTGTGCGGCGTGGCCAGCGCGATGCATGTCTCGATCATGCTCGGCGGCTTCGTGGCTGGACTGGCGGTGGCAGGCATCGGCGAACCCCGCCGGGTCGCCAAGCAGGTGTTCGCGATCAGCGACGGACTACTGGCGCCGCTGTTCTTCGTCTGGCTCGGCGCGAAGCTGAATCTGCGCGAATTCGGGGAGCACCCGCAGTTCATCCTGCTCGGCGTCACGCTCGGACTCGGCGCGGTCGTGGTGCACTGGTCGACGCGGCTGATCGGCCAGCCGTTGGCCTACGGCACGCTGGCGGCGGCCCAGATCGGGGTGCCGGTCGCGGCGGTGACGGTGGGTAGTCAGCTGGGTGTGCTCGTGCCCGGCGAGGGGTCGGCGATCATGCTGGCCACCCTGTGCACGATCGCGGGCGCGACCGTGGCGGCGAGCCGGCTGGCGGCGAAGGCGCCGGTCTAG